One genomic region from Streptomyces sp. NBC_00582 encodes:
- the meaB gene encoding methylmalonyl Co-A mutase-associated GTPase MeaB, whose amino-acid sequence MQDVPSLVAQAREGRPRAVARLISLVEGASPQLREVMAALAPLTGNAYVVGLTGSPGVGKSTSTSALVTAYRKQGRRVGVLAVDPSSPFSGGALLGDRVRMSDHASDPGVYIRSMATRGHLGGLAWSAPQAIRVLDAAGCEVILVETVGVGQSEVEIASQADTSVVLLAPGMGDGIQAAKAGILEIGDVYVVNKADRDGADATARELNHMLGLGESRKPGDWRPPIVKTVASRAEGVDEVVQALEKHRAWMEEHGVLTERRRARAAREVETIAVTALRRRIGDLHGDHRLSTLAERIVAGELDPYGAADTLIAGLTEN is encoded by the coding sequence GAAGGCCGGCCCCGGGCCGTGGCCCGGCTGATCTCCCTGGTGGAGGGGGCGTCCCCGCAGCTCCGGGAGGTCATGGCGGCCCTGGCCCCGCTCACCGGCAACGCCTACGTCGTCGGCCTGACCGGCTCCCCGGGCGTCGGCAAGTCCACGTCGACGTCCGCGCTGGTCACGGCGTACCGCAAGCAGGGCAGGCGGGTCGGTGTGCTCGCCGTCGACCCGTCGTCCCCGTTCTCCGGGGGTGCCCTGCTCGGCGACCGGGTGCGGATGTCCGACCACGCCTCCGATCCCGGCGTCTACATCCGCTCCATGGCCACCCGGGGCCATCTGGGCGGCCTCGCCTGGTCCGCCCCGCAGGCGATCCGGGTGCTGGACGCGGCGGGCTGCGAGGTGATCCTGGTCGAGACGGTGGGCGTCGGCCAGTCGGAGGTGGAGATCGCCTCCCAGGCCGACACCAGCGTCGTCCTGCTGGCCCCCGGCATGGGCGACGGCATCCAGGCGGCCAAGGCCGGAATCCTGGAGATCGGTGACGTCTACGTCGTCAACAAGGCCGACCGGGACGGCGCCGACGCCACCGCCCGCGAACTGAACCACATGCTCGGCCTCGGCGAGTCACGCAAGCCCGGCGACTGGCGCCCGCCGATCGTCAAGACGGTCGCCTCCCGCGCCGAGGGTGTCGACGAGGTCGTCCAGGCCCTGGAGAAGCACCGCGCCTGGATGGAGGAGCACGGCGTCCTCACCGAGCGCCGCCGCGCCCGCGCCGCCCGCGAGGTCGAGACGATCGCCGTCACGGCCCTGCGCCGCCGCATCGGCGACCTCCACGGCGACCACCGCCTCAGCACCCTGGCCGAACGGATCGTCGCGGGCGAACTGGACCCGTACGGCGCGGCGGACACCCTGATCGCGGGCCTCACCGAGAACTGA